A stretch of Longimicrobium terrae DNA encodes these proteins:
- a CDS encoding response regulator gives MAAAAKRLLWVDDEIDLLRPHLLFMQGRGYHVDAASNGDDAIELVRLNGYDLVLLDEQMPGRTGMEVLDEIRRLDPRVPVVMITKSEEDRTMTEAIGRRVADYLVKPTSPRQVLSVVTRLLEGGQLQQQVTAREFTQRFREMLGDRNAVRGWRQWSETYSELVDWELRLRDAGETGLLASLETLLDDFRREFCQFVCEDYGHWTSGAADRPPLSVDVVPQYLAPLLGPDQKALFIIIDCLRLDQWRSLLPLLEPIAQVEEALYYSILPTATPFSRNAIFSGMYPDGLAERLPGWWGFEGEGSLNATEAELFREHVQRVAGRELPIHYEKIFDAGDGEQMLRRLPSHLSQPGVTALVFNFVDLLTHGRTESSVLLEVARDKEALRALTRQWFERSEAFTAIREAMARGIPVLLTTDHGSIHCHRPATVFAKRDTTANLRYKFGDDLRAEDPSLAFSTNDEKVLRFPAGRAATNYVIAREDVFFVYPTKLRQYQARYRGSFLHGGISPEEMILPVALLTPR, from the coding sequence ATGGCCGCTGCCGCGAAACGACTGCTCTGGGTAGACGACGAGATCGATCTGCTGCGCCCGCACCTGCTGTTCATGCAGGGGCGGGGGTACCACGTCGACGCTGCCTCCAATGGCGACGACGCCATCGAACTGGTCCGCCTGAACGGCTACGACCTGGTGCTGCTGGATGAGCAGATGCCAGGGCGCACGGGGATGGAGGTGCTGGATGAGATCCGGCGCCTGGATCCGCGTGTCCCCGTCGTCATGATCACCAAGAGCGAAGAAGACCGGACGATGACGGAAGCCATCGGCCGGCGCGTGGCGGACTACCTCGTCAAGCCGACGTCGCCGCGCCAGGTGCTCAGCGTGGTCACGCGGCTGCTGGAGGGCGGGCAGCTGCAGCAGCAGGTGACGGCGCGCGAGTTCACCCAGCGCTTCCGCGAGATGCTGGGCGACCGCAACGCCGTCCGCGGCTGGCGGCAATGGAGCGAGACGTACTCGGAACTGGTCGACTGGGAGCTGCGCCTGCGCGACGCGGGCGAAACCGGCCTGCTCGCCTCGCTGGAGACGCTGCTGGACGACTTTCGCCGCGAGTTCTGCCAGTTCGTCTGCGAGGATTACGGACACTGGACCTCCGGCGCGGCCGACCGTCCTCCGCTTTCCGTGGACGTAGTGCCGCAGTACCTGGCGCCGCTGCTGGGCCCAGACCAGAAGGCGCTGTTCATCATCATCGACTGCCTGCGGCTGGACCAGTGGCGCTCGCTGCTGCCGCTGCTGGAGCCGATCGCGCAGGTGGAAGAGGCGCTGTACTACTCCATCCTCCCCACCGCCACGCCGTTTTCGCGCAACGCCATCTTCAGCGGGATGTATCCCGACGGGCTGGCGGAGCGGCTTCCCGGCTGGTGGGGGTTCGAGGGCGAAGGCAGCCTGAACGCCACCGAAGCCGAGCTGTTCCGCGAGCACGTGCAGCGCGTGGCGGGGCGCGAACTGCCCATCCACTACGAAAAGATCTTTGACGCGGGCGATGGCGAGCAGATGCTGCGGCGCCTGCCCAGCCACCTGTCGCAGCCCGGCGTCACCGCGCTCGTCTTCAACTTTGTCGATCTGCTGACGCACGGCCGGACGGAAAGCTCCGTCCTGCTGGAAGTGGCGCGCGACAAGGAAGCGCTGCGCGCGCTAACGCGTCAGTGGTTCGAGCGGTCCGAAGCGTTTACCGCCATCCGCGAGGCAATGGCGCGCGGCATCCCCGTGCTGCTGACGACGGACCACGGCAGCATCCACTGCCATCGTCCCGCGACGGTGTTCGCCAAGCGCGACACGACGGCGAACCTCCGCTACAAGTTCGGCGACGACCTGCGCGCGGAAGACCCGTCGCTCGCCTTCAGCACCAACGACGAAAAGGTGCTGCGCTTTCCCGCGGGGCGCGCGGCCACCAACTACGTCATCGCGCGCGAGGACGTGTTCTTCGTGTATCCCACCAAGCTGCGCCAGTACCAGGCGCGGTACCGCGGCAGCTTTCTGCACGGCGGCATCAGCCCCGAGGAGATGATTCTGCCGGTTGCACTGCTGACGCCCCGATGA
- a CDS encoding lipopolysaccharide kinase InaA family protein, giving the protein MNWRHYAGRHAMAEFVALEHEGARMLVRAGYEDSARLLVESRSLPATEMLRGGREAHAVVVLPTGERAVVRRYRRGGLMARVNHTRYFGGNRAYDELRATERARAGGVRTARIIAAVENPRTVGYTAMLASLLIPGAEDAAAWLEPADGERRPAMLREAGRQLALMHAAGVAHPDVNLRNLLVTEGEAGVEVWILDFDKAVVHAGPVPVARRVADLRRLARSARKLRVTLGEDGWSALEAGYGPDWPPNLLLT; this is encoded by the coding sequence ATGAACTGGAGACACTACGCCGGCCGGCACGCCATGGCCGAATTCGTCGCGCTGGAGCACGAGGGCGCGCGCATGCTGGTGCGCGCCGGCTACGAGGATTCCGCGCGGCTTCTCGTGGAAAGCCGCAGCCTGCCCGCCACCGAAATGCTGCGCGGCGGCCGCGAGGCGCACGCCGTCGTGGTGCTGCCCACGGGGGAGCGGGCGGTGGTGCGGCGGTACCGGCGCGGCGGGTTGATGGCGCGCGTCAACCACACGCGCTACTTCGGCGGCAACCGCGCGTACGACGAACTGCGCGCCACCGAGCGGGCCCGTGCCGGCGGCGTGCGGACGGCGCGCATCATCGCCGCGGTGGAGAACCCGCGGACGGTGGGATACACGGCCATGCTGGCGAGCCTGCTGATCCCCGGCGCGGAGGACGCGGCGGCGTGGCTGGAGCCGGCGGATGGGGAGCGGCGCCCGGCCATGCTGCGCGAGGCGGGGCGGCAGCTGGCGCTGATGCACGCGGCCGGCGTGGCGCACCCGGACGTGAACCTGCGCAACCTGCTGGTGACGGAGGGCGAGGCGGGCGTGGAGGTGTGGATTCTGGACTTCGACAAGGCGGTGGTGCACGCCGGGCCCGTACCCGTCGCGCGCCGCGTGGCGGACCTGCGGCGCCTGGCCCGCTCCGCCCGCAAGCTGCGCGTGACCTTGGGCGAGGACGGCTGGTCCGCCCTCGAGGCCGGCTACGGCCCCGACTGGCCGCCCAACCTGCTGCTGACCTGA
- a CDS encoding DEAD/DEAH box helicase: MIVVHAFWSVHGLRVWAESSAKRPSARARTPAEGAARPRLHPFAADARALREAAGALGQVHRHVFAPTATLLLPSHARAPQASPQLVEAFPDLHPTDQPASNGLWTVPVLAFERQDAVNFLLSLGEPPQGVTVGDTLRALAEAAQMALDLVARGRVMPVLERSGDAWIAAWRPVFTAQEDADHAAALRRALPAACAAAAEEPRLPVPDVADMALAALVDALARGPLTRKAVLPARRGRRTPGEAWVVELLPTGGAGFRDSGADEVQRGLHTWTRALTRPTAGLRTCFRLSPPGDAEELDESIAPITVEESGDPAADAIVAAEGGWRLEVLLQAVDDPSLLVPAAQVWRTQGPLTVFRRVLDDPQEQLLGDLGRALRLVPDLAPVLRSPRPSGMEMDAEGAYRFLREAVPALSQAGFGVLVPGWWTRPAARLGVKLKATPSAGSAGERRVGMDTLCAYDWQVSLGGETLSADEFRALAAMKVPLVRVRGAWVELKPGEVEAALRMFDRGRGGTMTAAEVLRLAMGADAPDELPLESVEAEGWLGELLSADGDAKVEDVAEPAGFVGELRPYQRRGLSWMSFLDGLGLGACLADDMGLGKTVQLLALLLAERGDPDAATAPTLLVCPMSLLANWHREAARFAPGLRVHVHHGAGRSDADALQATALASDLVLTTYALAARDQEALAAVGWGRVVLDEAQNVKNSAARQAQAVRTFRAPRRIALTGTPVENRLAELWSILDFLNPGLLGNAADFRRRFATPIEKHRDTDRAAQLQRLTRPFVLRRLKTDQSIIRDLPAKHEMKVFCTLTREQASLYQATVDEMMQRVEQSEGIERRGLVLATLLRLKQVCNHPAHLLGDRSALAGRSGKLERLEEIVAEVLALGDRALVFTQFAEMGKLLRQRLEERFAREVPFLHGGTTRAARDSMVARFQAGDGPPVLLLSLKAGGTGLNLTAANHVIHFDRWWNPAVEDQATDRAFRIGQRRDVQVRKLVCAGTLEERIDEMIEDKKKLAASVLGAGEAWLTELSTAELRRVVALGDEARG; this comes from the coding sequence TTGATCGTCGTACACGCCTTCTGGTCGGTTCACGGGCTCCGCGTGTGGGCCGAAAGCAGCGCCAAGCGGCCCTCCGCGCGCGCCCGGACGCCCGCGGAAGGGGCGGCCAGGCCGCGCCTGCACCCGTTCGCGGCCGACGCTCGCGCGCTCCGCGAAGCCGCCGGGGCGCTGGGACAGGTGCACCGGCACGTTTTTGCCCCCACCGCCACGCTGCTCCTTCCCTCCCACGCACGCGCTCCCCAGGCATCGCCGCAGCTTGTCGAGGCGTTCCCCGATCTGCATCCCACCGATCAGCCAGCGTCGAATGGGCTGTGGACGGTGCCGGTGCTCGCGTTCGAGCGGCAGGACGCGGTGAACTTCCTCCTCTCCCTCGGTGAGCCGCCGCAGGGCGTGACGGTCGGCGACACGCTGCGCGCGCTAGCGGAGGCGGCGCAGATGGCGCTCGATCTGGTGGCGCGCGGCCGGGTGATGCCGGTGCTGGAGCGTTCCGGTGATGCGTGGATCGCCGCGTGGCGCCCCGTCTTTACCGCGCAGGAAGATGCGGATCACGCCGCCGCCCTGCGCCGCGCATTGCCCGCCGCCTGCGCTGCCGCGGCCGAGGAGCCCCGGCTCCCCGTGCCCGACGTGGCCGACATGGCGCTGGCCGCTCTGGTCGACGCCCTCGCTCGCGGGCCGCTGACCCGCAAGGCCGTGCTTCCCGCCCGCCGGGGCCGCCGCACGCCGGGCGAGGCCTGGGTGGTGGAACTGCTGCCCACGGGCGGCGCGGGGTTCCGCGATTCCGGAGCGGACGAGGTGCAGCGCGGGCTCCACACCTGGACGCGAGCCCTCACCCGGCCCACGGCGGGGCTGCGCACCTGCTTCCGCCTCTCGCCCCCGGGCGATGCGGAGGAACTGGATGAGTCCATCGCGCCCATCACCGTCGAGGAGTCCGGTGATCCCGCCGCGGACGCGATCGTCGCGGCGGAGGGCGGCTGGCGACTGGAGGTGCTTCTACAGGCGGTGGATGATCCGAGCCTGCTGGTGCCGGCCGCGCAGGTGTGGCGCACGCAGGGTCCGCTTACCGTCTTCCGCCGCGTGCTGGATGATCCGCAGGAACAGCTGCTGGGCGATCTGGGGCGCGCCCTGCGGCTGGTGCCCGATCTGGCGCCGGTGCTGCGCAGCCCGCGGCCGAGCGGGATGGAAATGGACGCGGAGGGCGCGTATCGGTTTCTGCGCGAGGCGGTGCCGGCGCTCTCGCAGGCGGGCTTCGGGGTGCTGGTGCCGGGATGGTGGACGCGTCCCGCCGCGCGCCTCGGCGTAAAGCTCAAGGCCACGCCTTCCGCCGGGAGCGCGGGGGAGCGGCGGGTGGGGATGGACACGCTCTGCGCCTACGACTGGCAGGTGTCGCTGGGCGGCGAAACGCTTTCCGCGGACGAGTTCCGGGCGCTGGCGGCGATGAAGGTGCCGCTGGTCCGTGTGCGCGGCGCGTGGGTGGAGCTCAAGCCGGGCGAGGTGGAGGCCGCGCTGCGGATGTTCGACCGCGGCCGGGGCGGCACCATGACCGCGGCGGAGGTGCTGCGCCTGGCCATGGGCGCCGACGCGCCGGACGAGCTGCCGCTGGAGAGCGTGGAGGCGGAGGGCTGGCTGGGCGAGCTGCTGTCGGCGGATGGAGACGCCAAGGTGGAGGACGTCGCCGAGCCCGCCGGCTTCGTGGGCGAGCTGCGTCCCTACCAGCGCCGCGGGCTGTCGTGGATGTCGTTTCTGGACGGCCTGGGCCTGGGCGCCTGCCTGGCCGACGACATGGGTCTGGGCAAGACGGTGCAGCTCCTGGCGCTGCTGCTCGCCGAGCGCGGCGACCCGGATGCCGCCACCGCACCGACGCTGCTCGTCTGCCCCATGTCGCTGCTGGCCAACTGGCACCGCGAGGCGGCGCGCTTTGCCCCCGGGCTGCGGGTGCACGTGCACCACGGCGCGGGCCGCTCGGACGCGGACGCGCTGCAGGCCACCGCGCTCGCCAGCGACCTCGTGCTGACGACCTATGCGCTGGCCGCGCGCGATCAGGAAGCGCTGGCGGCGGTGGGATGGGGACGCGTGGTGCTGGATGAGGCGCAGAACGTAAAGAACTCCGCCGCGCGGCAGGCGCAGGCCGTGCGCACCTTCCGCGCGCCGCGCCGCATCGCGCTCACCGGCACGCCGGTGGAGAACCGGCTGGCGGAGCTGTGGTCCATCCTCGATTTCCTCAACCCCGGCCTGCTGGGCAACGCGGCCGACTTTCGCCGCCGCTTCGCCACGCCCATCGAAAAGCACCGCGACACCGACCGCGCGGCGCAGCTTCAGCGCCTCACGCGGCCGTTCGTGCTGCGGCGGCTCAAGACGGACCAGAGCATCATCCGCGACCTCCCCGCCAAGCACGAGATGAAGGTGTTCTGCACCCTCACCCGCGAGCAGGCATCGCTGTATCAGGCGACGGTGGATGAGATGATGCAGCGCGTGGAGCAGAGCGAGGGGATCGAGCGGCGGGGCCTGGTGCTGGCCACGCTGCTGCGCCTGAAACAGGTGTGCAACCATCCCGCGCACCTGCTGGGCGACCGCTCCGCGCTGGCGGGCCGCTCCGGCAAGCTGGAGCGGCTGGAGGAGATCGTGGCCGAGGTGCTGGCCCTGGGCGACCGCGCGCTCGTCTTCACCCAGTTCGCGGAGATGGGAAAGCTGCTGCGCCAGCGGCTGGAGGAGCGCTTCGCCCGCGAGGTGCCGTTTCTGCACGGCGGGACGACGCGGGCCGCGCGCGACAGCATGGTGGCGCGCTTCCAGGCGGGCGACGGACCGCCCGTGCTCCTGCTCTCGCTCAAGGCCGGCGGAACGGGGCTCAACCTGACCGCGGCCAATCACGTCATCCACTTTGATCGATGGTGGAACCCCGCCGTGGAAGATCAGGCCACCGACCGCGCATTCCGTATCGGCCAGCGGCGCGATGTGCAGGTGCGCAAGCTGGTGTGCGCCGGCACGCTGGAGGAGCGGATCGATGAGATGATCGAGGACAAGAAGAAGCTCGCCGCCAGCGTGCTGGGCGCGGGCGAGGCGTGGCTCACCGAGCTGTCCACCGCCGAGCTGCGGCGCGTGGTGGCGCTGGGCGACGAGGCGCGCGGATGA
- a CDS encoding antibiotic biosynthesis monooxygenase: MIARTWHGRVPLSRAAAYEAYLRQTGLADYQAVAGNRGVYLLRRDEGDVTHFTTLTFWDSVDAIRAFAGPDYERARYYPEDDEYLLEREPSVTHYTVVEPGNTPPQ; this comes from the coding sequence ATGATCGCGCGCACCTGGCACGGACGCGTGCCGCTGAGCAGGGCGGCCGCCTACGAGGCGTACCTGAGGCAGACGGGGCTGGCCGACTACCAGGCCGTCGCGGGCAACCGCGGCGTGTACCTCCTCCGCCGCGATGAGGGCGACGTCACGCACTTCACGACGCTGACGTTCTGGGACTCGGTCGATGCGATCCGCGCCTTCGCCGGCCCCGACTACGAGCGCGCCCGGTACTATCCCGAGGACGACGAGTATCTGCTGGAGCGCGAGCCATCCGTCACGCACTACACGGTCGTGGAGCCCGGGAATACCCCACCGCAGTGA
- a CDS encoding SWIM zinc finger family protein, with protein MSDWWNYDTGPRRPAPDGVRARSQQGPIGESWWARRFLDALDQVADTSRLGRGRSYARSGQVMRPVVKPGVVTASVQGTSSRPYAVRITLVPFTDAEWARAEGELASQALFLAALLAGEMPRDVEQAFAAAGLHLFPGSPDELESECSCPDAANPCKHIAAVYYILAEAFDADPFLVLAWRGRPRETLLEHLRELRAAAIAAEDAAAAANAKSAEGTGGPADASAAEAAASALPDPAAEAPRTGGFWTAGPELFGFRYAPAAPAVPDAVIRQLGPLPDAAGGSAVADALTTAYRLFTAAAETRAFGEAADP; from the coding sequence ATGAGCGACTGGTGGAACTACGACACGGGTCCGCGGCGCCCCGCGCCCGACGGCGTTCGCGCGCGCAGCCAGCAGGGGCCGATTGGCGAGAGCTGGTGGGCGCGGCGGTTTCTGGATGCGCTGGACCAGGTGGCCGACACCTCGCGCCTGGGGCGCGGCCGCAGCTACGCGCGCAGCGGGCAGGTGATGCGCCCCGTCGTGAAGCCCGGGGTGGTGACGGCCTCCGTCCAGGGAACGAGTTCCCGCCCGTACGCCGTGCGCATCACCCTCGTGCCGTTTACGGACGCGGAGTGGGCGCGGGCCGAGGGCGAGCTGGCGTCGCAGGCGCTGTTTCTGGCGGCGCTGCTGGCGGGGGAGATGCCGCGCGACGTGGAGCAGGCGTTCGCCGCGGCGGGGCTGCACCTGTTTCCCGGGTCGCCCGACGAACTCGAGAGCGAGTGCTCGTGCCCGGACGCGGCGAACCCGTGCAAGCACATCGCGGCCGTCTACTACATCCTGGCCGAAGCGTTCGACGCCGATCCTTTTCTGGTGCTGGCGTGGCGCGGCCGTCCGCGCGAGACCCTGCTGGAGCACCTGCGGGAACTGCGCGCCGCCGCCATCGCCGCCGAGGACGCCGCGGCAGCAGCGAACGCCAAGTCCGCCGAGGGCACTGGGGGACCCGCGGACGCGTCGGCGGCGGAGGCTGCGGCCAGCGCACTGCCGGATCCCGCGGCAGAGGCTCCGCGCACGGGCGGCTTCTGGACGGCGGGGCCGGAGCTCTTCGGCTTCCGCTACGCGCCTGCGGCCCCCGCGGTGCCGGACGCCGTGATCCGGCAGCTCGGCCCGCTCCCCGACGCCGCCGGCGGCAGCGCCGTCGCGGACGCGCTCACCACCGCCTACCGCCTCTTCACCGCCGCCGCCGAGACCCGCGCCTTCGGCGAGGCCGCTGACCCCTGA
- a CDS encoding DUF6174 domain-containing protein, whose protein sequence is MQVCMLSGRGESCAPAPHPLTPVPLAIFGDAQRQPQNFCGCRAIPGGATPRAPDPCVVPPERIHTSSLLMNLKRSCLTGLLLLASAGSALAQERIPASTEFAGRIVGTVTSLKTGAAVPLARVALLPLKGEIPHPAPAVVADSSGRFSFERVQPGGYVLTARGMGTGEAQLLANVVPGGATSIDVALPPIGYVLAERMKQLEELSEARNTWMFEGPMTYQFTLRSECFCFGVNPLWVLEEQADSIIVLNSGPGVPMEVPAQFAGMERIFAWIEAEIRDTGRRVEVRYNQSLGYPEHIRFDTLEMLSDSWQTITIRDVKEVRQRE, encoded by the coding sequence ATGCAGGTTTGCATGCTTTCGGGCCGAGGAGAGTCCTGCGCCCCAGCCCCGCATCCTCTGACCCCTGTACCCTTGGCCATCTTTGGTGATGCACAGCGGCAGCCGCAGAACTTCTGCGGCTGCCGCGCAATCCCCGGCGGTGCCACCCCCCGCGCCCCTGACCCTTGTGTCGTTCCGCCGGAACGTATCCACACCAGTTCCCTTCTCATGAATCTCAAGCGGTCGTGCTTGACAGGGCTCCTCCTGCTCGCGAGTGCGGGGAGTGCACTCGCTCAGGAACGCATCCCTGCATCCACAGAGTTCGCGGGCCGAATCGTGGGGACGGTAACGTCTCTGAAGACGGGCGCCGCAGTCCCTTTGGCGAGGGTTGCTCTCCTTCCGCTCAAAGGAGAAATCCCCCATCCGGCCCCGGCCGTGGTGGCCGACAGTTCGGGCAGATTCTCATTCGAGCGGGTTCAGCCGGGCGGGTACGTCCTGACGGCGAGAGGCATGGGAACAGGGGAGGCGCAGCTTCTCGCGAATGTGGTTCCCGGCGGAGCCACCTCCATCGACGTCGCCCTCCCACCGATCGGATACGTTCTGGCGGAGCGGATGAAGCAGTTGGAAGAACTGTCTGAAGCTCGCAATACGTGGATGTTCGAGGGGCCGATGACGTACCAGTTCACACTGAGAAGCGAGTGCTTCTGCTTTGGGGTCAACCCGCTCTGGGTTCTGGAGGAGCAGGCGGATAGCATAATCGTGCTGAACTCCGGGCCCGGTGTACCGATGGAGGTGCCAGCCCAATTCGCCGGCATGGAAAGGATCTTCGCGTGGATCGAGGCGGAAATCCGCGATACAGGCCGCAGAGTGGAGGTCCGCTACAACCAAAGTCTCGGCTATCCGGAGCATATCCGCTTCGACACGCTCGAAATGCTGTCGGACAGCTGGCAGACCATCACGATCCGGGATGTCAAGGAAGTGCGGCAGCGTGAGTGA
- a CDS encoding serine hydrolase domain-containing protein, translating into MKRATTLMAGLVMAASLVACNRDPAPLSPAPVTPSAEMPISGAAVPGMESYDKNIADLMRKHAIPGGAVAVLRDGKLIYARGFGYADVENKTPVQPDALFRIASVSKPVTSAAIMKLVEEGKLRLDDRVAPLIAHLTPAPGATVDPRWEQITIRHLLNHTAGWDRDKPNGGFDPMFRPAIAAAAVNAPAPASAETVIRYMKGMPLDFNPGEKHVYSNFGYAILGRVIERLSGMSYEEYVRARVLQPVGANRTRVGRTRISEALADEVKYYLPGEAGLGLSGPLVPSVFPGGGMVPVNYGGFYVEAMDSHGGWVSSTVDLLRFLSGVDGRANRPDILSAGFITQMTSNGAPVCAAGACYYAGGWLIRPTQGDANWWHGGSLPGTTTILVRSYHNFSFVALFNARTAGGTFDGELDTALWNSLASVTAFPTHDLFSTFR; encoded by the coding sequence ATGAAACGCGCAACAACGTTGATGGCTGGATTGGTGATGGCTGCGTCACTCGTTGCATGCAACAGGGATCCGGCGCCTCTTTCTCCTGCTCCGGTTACACCGTCCGCGGAGATGCCGATCAGCGGTGCCGCCGTGCCGGGGATGGAATCGTACGACAAGAACATCGCCGATCTGATGCGGAAGCACGCCATTCCCGGCGGCGCGGTCGCCGTGCTGCGCGACGGCAAGCTGATCTACGCGCGCGGCTTCGGGTACGCGGATGTCGAGAACAAGACGCCGGTGCAGCCCGACGCGCTTTTCCGCATCGCCAGCGTGTCCAAGCCGGTCACCAGCGCGGCCATCATGAAGCTGGTGGAAGAGGGCAAGCTCAGGCTCGACGATCGCGTCGCGCCCCTGATCGCGCACCTCACTCCCGCACCGGGAGCGACCGTCGATCCGCGGTGGGAGCAGATCACCATCCGTCATCTGCTCAACCACACCGCGGGCTGGGATCGCGACAAGCCGAATGGCGGGTTCGATCCCATGTTTCGGCCGGCGATCGCCGCGGCCGCCGTGAACGCGCCCGCGCCGGCATCCGCCGAAACGGTCATCCGCTACATGAAGGGAATGCCGCTGGACTTCAATCCCGGCGAGAAGCACGTGTACTCGAATTTCGGATACGCCATTCTCGGCCGCGTGATCGAGCGTCTGAGCGGCATGTCGTACGAGGAGTACGTGCGCGCACGCGTGCTGCAGCCCGTGGGCGCCAACCGCACGCGGGTGGGCAGGACGCGCATCAGCGAAGCGCTCGCGGATGAGGTGAAGTACTATCTGCCGGGGGAAGCCGGCCTGGGCCTGTCCGGGCCGCTGGTGCCATCGGTGTTCCCGGGCGGGGGCATGGTGCCCGTCAACTACGGGGGATTCTACGTCGAAGCGATGGATTCACACGGCGGCTGGGTGTCGTCAACCGTCGATCTCCTGCGCTTCCTGTCCGGCGTCGACGGCCGCGCCAATCGCCCGGACATCCTCAGCGCCGGATTCATCACGCAGATGACCAGCAACGGCGCTCCCGTATGTGCCGCGGGCGCCTGCTATTACGCGGGAGGATGGCTGATTCGCCCAACCCAGGGCGACGCGAACTGGTGGCACGGGGGATCGCTGCCCGGCACCACGACCATCCTCGTGCGCTCGTATCACAATTTCTCGTTCGTCGCGCTGTTCAACGCGCGCACGGCGGGGGGCACCTTTGACGGCGAACTCGATACTGCGCTGTGGAATTCGCTCGCGAGCGTCACCGCGTTTCCGACGCACGACCTGTTTTCGACGTTTCGATGA
- a CDS encoding metallophosphoesterase family protein: MARVRTPNFHDARLSVAQSMIRELIARHSPSAAGLKAGHPLMRAANHVLDQVSRGHMTEARVAVVAYTAFRAAQTGVESTLGHIVGTVERCIDLGVHYALAWVLDDRDKMNEIRGEWIDNACDLEGWATALDEWIRYHEMQKPPRYMPPLNAAGEEQAPYATPAPFALPPSTHGRLRVGVLGDWGTGEDDAFAVLDQLMTHSPDIIIHVGDVYYSGTAAEQNSHLLEPLRRARERHNVPVYVLPGNHDYYSGGDGFYGVLPKLNEGVRDAAVQANSFWALTNAWWQLEGMDTGYHDSDLLDVNTDMTRLREHEAAWHAQQLSSAGTRTVILFSHHQLFSRFEAINKNAWRNPILEDTLQSWQQVTPNIAAWFWGHEHVLEVYEVPGSPDQKSVPPLPILGRCIGNGAFPMFTGESYTPNPDSNVATLHATESPSGIPFPSNFVQSQADDEVWSSGYMTLDLADGGPATATYYQVRFDGNVENATSQVLWAETIPAGTGGVVNQPGGN, from the coding sequence ATGGCCCGCGTCCGCACTCCCAACTTCCACGACGCACGGCTCTCGGTCGCCCAGTCCATGATCCGCGAGCTGATCGCCCGCCACTCGCCGAGTGCGGCCGGTCTGAAAGCCGGGCACCCGCTGATGCGGGCGGCCAATCACGTGCTCGACCAGGTGAGCCGGGGCCACATGACCGAGGCGCGCGTCGCCGTGGTGGCGTATACCGCGTTTCGCGCGGCCCAGACCGGGGTGGAAAGCACTCTTGGACACATCGTGGGCACGGTGGAGCGGTGCATTGATCTGGGCGTGCACTACGCGCTGGCGTGGGTGCTGGACGACCGCGACAAGATGAACGAGATCCGCGGCGAATGGATCGACAATGCATGCGATCTGGAGGGCTGGGCGACCGCGCTGGACGAGTGGATCCGCTACCACGAGATGCAGAAGCCGCCCAGGTACATGCCGCCGCTGAACGCCGCGGGCGAGGAGCAGGCGCCCTACGCCACTCCGGCGCCCTTCGCCCTGCCTCCCTCCACCCACGGCAGGCTGCGCGTGGGGGTGCTGGGAGACTGGGGCACCGGCGAAGACGACGCGTTCGCCGTCCTTGACCAGCTGATGACGCACTCGCCGGACATCATCATCCACGTGGGCGACGTCTACTACTCCGGCACGGCCGCGGAGCAGAACAGCCATCTGCTGGAGCCGCTCCGGCGTGCCCGCGAGAGGCACAACGTCCCCGTGTACGTGCTTCCCGGCAACCACGACTACTACAGCGGGGGCGACGGGTTCTACGGTGTGCTCCCGAAGCTGAACGAGGGAGTCCGGGACGCGGCGGTGCAGGCCAACAGCTTCTGGGCGCTCACCAATGCGTGGTGGCAGCTGGAAGGAATGGACACGGGATACCACGACAGCGACCTGCTCGACGTGAATACCGACATGACGCGCCTGCGGGAGCACGAGGCCGCATGGCACGCGCAGCAGCTCTCGAGCGCGGGCACGCGGACGGTCATCCTGTTTTCGCACCACCAGCTGTTCTCGCGCTTCGAGGCGATCAACAAGAACGCATGGCGCAATCCGATTCTGGAAGACACCCTGCAGTCGTGGCAGCAGGTTACGCCGAACATCGCGGCGTGGTTCTGGGGCCACGAGCACGTGCTTGAGGTGTACGAGGTCCCCGGCTCGCCCGACCAGAAATCCGTGCCGCCGCTGCCCATTCTGGGTCGGTGCATCGGAAACGGTGCATTCCCGATGTTCACCGGCGAGAGCTACACTCCGAATCCCGACAGTAACGTCGCGACGCTGCATGCCACGGAATCACCGAGCGGAATCCCGTTCCCCAGCAACTTTGTGCAGTCGCAGGCAGATGACGAGGTGTGGTCCAGCGGCTACATGACGCTGGACCTGGCGGATGGCGGGCCGGCGACCGCCACCTACTATCAGGTGCGGTTCGACGGGAACGTAGAGAATGCCACATCGCAGGTGCTGTGGGCGGAGACGATCCCGGCGGGGACGGGCGGCGTCGTCAACCAGCCCGGCGGAAACTGA